One window of Longimicrobium sp. genomic DNA carries:
- a CDS encoding DUF2442 domain-containing protein has translation MTVTDEALTVELVDGRVLSVPLVWYPRLAHGSPDERNRWRLIGRGEGIHWPDLDEDISVANLLAGKPSGESQRSLKRWLELRRGAA, from the coding sequence GTGACGGTAACGGACGAAGCTCTCACCGTCGAATTGGTCGACGGGCGCGTTCTATCGGTGCCGCTGGTGTGGTATCCGCGCCTCGCGCACGGGAGTCCCGATGAGCGTAACCGCTGGCGGCTCATCGGTCGGGGTGAAGGAATTCATTGGCCCGACCTGGATGAGGACATCAGCGTCGCGAACCTTCTGGCGGGGAAGCCTTCGGGCGAGAGCCAGCGTTCTCTCAAGCGTTGGTTGGAGCTCCGCCGCGGTGCCGCCTGA
- a CDS encoding phasin family protein yields MSTQTRNSTIFRLGDLPKNVAGRVVKLPKEIADGVTTRGRDVWLAGLGALATAEQEGTALYDRLVKQGETLVRRGETMEKRGRERFDALKDEVEARREEAVEKVETTVYDPMVDALGRLGVPTRAEVGRLSAQVESLTERVNLLIARLERAQVSVYSVTAREDGWAVEKQGAERAVSVHPTKDEALERARALAAEHRPSELVVHRKDGSVQDTFVYEA; encoded by the coding sequence ATGAGCACGCAGACGAGGAACAGCACCATCTTCCGCCTGGGCGACCTGCCGAAGAACGTGGCGGGCCGGGTGGTGAAGCTCCCGAAGGAGATCGCGGACGGCGTCACCACCCGCGGCCGCGACGTGTGGCTGGCCGGGCTGGGCGCGCTGGCCACCGCCGAGCAGGAGGGCACCGCGCTCTACGACCGCCTGGTGAAGCAGGGCGAGACGCTGGTCCGGCGCGGCGAGACGATGGAGAAGCGCGGCCGCGAGCGCTTCGACGCGCTCAAGGACGAGGTGGAGGCCCGGCGCGAGGAGGCGGTGGAGAAGGTGGAGACGACCGTCTACGACCCCATGGTCGACGCGCTCGGCAGGCTGGGCGTGCCCACCCGCGCCGAGGTGGGCCGGCTCTCCGCGCAGGTGGAGTCGCTCACCGAGCGCGTGAACCTGCTCATCGCCCGGCTGGAGCGCGCGCAGGTGTCGGTGTACTCGGTCACGGCCCGCGAGGACGGCTGGGCGGTGGAGAAGCAGGGCGCCGAGCGCGCGGTGAGCGTGCACCCCACCAAGGACGAGGCGCTGGAGCGCGCCCGCGCCCTCGCCGCCGAGCACAGGCCCAGCGAGCTGGTGGTCCACCGCAAGGACGGCTCGGTGCAGGACACCTTCGTGTACGAGGCGTAA
- a CDS encoding patatin-like phospholipase family protein — MSNGDGAGAAPRGKIGLALAGGVLEGGFYEIGVLCALEDAVEGLDFTRADVYVGVSSGAVLTSLLANGVGPRALSRAILSRADEELLNLDPNLLFTPAVREYVRRVAAAPRLVGRWIRRRIERPLELSLAGWLVELAALTPVGVFDSAPIERYLARVFSTRGRTNDFRKLRAELRVVAVKLDSSELVTFGAAGHDHVPISRAVQASISLPGLYCPVEIGGEHYIDGVARRTLNASVALDEGADLLFCVNPIVPVDVNGHGKNGSGRAPRHLVDYGLPAVLSQTFRTAIHSRMGTGFRSYRHTYPDADVILVEPDLADHRMFFSNIFSSANRREVCEHAYARTLAHLRERREEIGEKLAKRGMRLRPEVLDDGHRVLFEEDAPGPRTVRGVAGEIRGVLDRLGAVLDRIDGSAA, encoded by the coding sequence ATGAGCAACGGCGACGGCGCGGGGGCCGCCCCGCGCGGCAAGATCGGCCTGGCCCTGGCGGGCGGGGTGCTGGAAGGCGGGTTCTACGAGATCGGCGTCCTCTGCGCGCTGGAAGACGCCGTGGAGGGGCTCGACTTCACCCGCGCCGACGTGTACGTGGGCGTCAGCTCCGGCGCGGTGCTCACCTCGCTGCTGGCCAACGGCGTCGGCCCCCGCGCCCTCTCCCGCGCCATCCTCTCCCGCGCCGACGAAGAGCTCCTCAACCTCGACCCGAACCTCCTCTTCACCCCCGCCGTGCGCGAGTACGTGCGGCGCGTGGCCGCGGCGCCGCGCCTGGTGGGCCGCTGGATCCGGCGGCGCATCGAGCGGCCGCTGGAGCTGTCGCTGGCCGGCTGGCTGGTGGAGCTGGCGGCGCTCACCCCCGTGGGCGTCTTCGACAGCGCGCCGATCGAGCGCTACCTGGCGCGCGTCTTCTCCACCCGCGGGCGGACCAACGACTTCCGCAAGCTGCGGGCGGAGCTGCGCGTGGTGGCGGTGAAGCTCGACTCGTCCGAGCTGGTGACCTTCGGCGCGGCGGGGCACGACCACGTCCCGATCAGCAGGGCGGTACAGGCGTCGATCTCGCTCCCCGGCCTCTACTGCCCGGTGGAGATCGGCGGCGAGCACTACATCGACGGGGTGGCGCGGCGCACGCTGAACGCCAGCGTGGCGCTGGACGAGGGCGCCGACCTGCTCTTCTGCGTGAACCCTATCGTCCCCGTCGACGTGAACGGGCACGGGAAGAACGGCAGCGGCCGCGCGCCGAGGCACCTGGTGGACTACGGGCTGCCGGCGGTGCTCTCGCAGACCTTCCGCACCGCCATCCACTCGCGGATGGGGACGGGCTTCCGCAGCTACCGCCACACCTACCCGGACGCCGACGTGATCCTGGTGGAGCCGGACCTGGCCGACCACCGGATGTTCTTCTCCAACATCTTCTCCTCGGCCAACCGCCGCGAGGTGTGCGAGCACGCCTACGCCCGCACCCTGGCGCACCTGCGCGAGCGCCGCGAGGAGATCGGGGAGAAGCTGGCGAAGCGAGGGATGCGCCTGCGCCCCGAGGTGCTGGACGACGGGCACCGCGTGCTGTTCGAGGAGGACGCCCCCGGGCCCCGCACCGTGCGCGGCGTCGCCGGCGAGATCCGGGGCGTGCTCGACCGCCTGGGCGCCGTCCTGGACCGCATCGACGGGTCCGCCGCGTAG
- a CDS encoding polyhydroxyalkanoate synthesis regulator DNA-binding domain-containing protein — protein MPRVIKRYGNRKLYDVEASAYVSLEDIAALIRGGETVEVLDNVTGDDITAQTLTQVVLEEGKRGRGILPTELLHELLRRGGRVIDAGVGQIRSGVDELVHGSLGRITRVLQSPQTQELQQLRGQLAELEATLARILDQQESEKRRGPAADDTGTTSATATNSRRRRQK, from the coding sequence ATGCCCAGGGTGATCAAGCGGTACGGGAACCGGAAGCTCTACGACGTCGAGGCCAGCGCGTACGTCTCGCTGGAAGACATCGCCGCGCTCATCCGCGGCGGCGAGACCGTCGAGGTGCTCGACAACGTCACGGGCGACGACATCACCGCGCAGACCCTCACCCAGGTGGTGCTCGAGGAGGGCAAGCGCGGGCGCGGCATCCTCCCCACGGAGCTGCTGCACGAGCTCCTGCGCCGCGGCGGGCGGGTGATCGACGCCGGCGTGGGGCAGATCCGGAGCGGGGTGGACGAGCTGGTGCACGGCTCCCTGGGCCGCATCACCCGCGTCCTGCAGAGCCCGCAGACCCAGGAGCTGCAGCAGCTGCGCGGGCAGCTGGCCGAGCTGGAGGCCACGCTCGCGCGCATCCTGGACCAGCAGGAGAGCGAGAAGCGGCGCGGCCCCGCCGCGGACGATACCGGAACGACGAGCGCGACGGCGACCAACTCACGGCGACGGAGACAGAAATGA